A single genomic interval of Spirosoma taeanense harbors:
- a CDS encoding VCBS repeat-containing protein — MKRIVFLAVACTLVLAGCNSFKSEKQLFEVLDSTKTGVGFINHLLPSEKLNILDYLYFYNGGGVSAGDINNDGLTDLYFVSNQGKNKLYLNKGNFKFEDITAKAGVEGFSDWQTGSTMADVNGDGFLDIYVCAVGNFRGLEGANELYINNGDGTFTEKAADYGLDFTGFSTQAAFFDYDHDGDLDCYLLNHAVHTSRSYDRVTARNLRNNESGDYLYESQLITKAGKAPAGKIARFLNVSEKAGIYGAAMGYGLGISVADLNNDGWEDLYVSNDFHEDDYYYVNNQNGTFTESVRKAFQHTSRFSMGNDVADVNNDGFADVVTLDMYPEDEAVEKSSLGEDPLDIYQYKLAYGYMNQYSRNCLQLSLSGKKFMDVGAMAGVAATDWSWSPLLADYDNDGVKDLFISNGIVHRPNNLDYVKFASDDSLRYAMETSAALDERAIKLMPAGKVHNYLYRGTSSLRFEDKSEAWGFETPSFSNGAIYADLDNDGDLDLVTNNIDDPAGLYRNHANEFFPDNKHLSIRLKGVAPNTFGVGAKVILKYKDSLQVQQLMPTRGFESSVAPELLFGLGKRSVVDSLIVIWPNQQMEVRTNVKTGQLLTLRQTDARLSAANYQYTAPASQPLFTDVTMADSIPYRHLENKRFYDFVREPLMPFQVSTEGPPLAVGDVNGDGLEDMYLGGAKWQPGRLVTQQSDGRFKPTVQPAFVNDSTYEDVDARFFDADGDKDLDLYVVTGGNEFYDKMMEQFDRLYLNDGKGNFTRSLNALPPMYDNKSCVRPQDIDGDGDLDLFVGGRVVGFAYGKSPNSYLLMNDGKGHFTDQTDKLATGLRKAGMITDAIWADYDGDKDTDLILVGDWMPVRIFANDKGRFTEVKPITADDTPLSGFYQRIIAADFDRDGDLDLMAANLGTNTKLRKSPDSQLRMWVKDIDNNQNVEQIIAYNRGKDWFPLAFKDELGKQMPGIINKRFTDYTSFAGKPLDEILKTDELENSEEFTVNQFASIYLENQGGKFVVKELPMLAQVSKLFALYPMDIDHDGDLDVLGGGNFYGANTYQGRYDAGYGLVLRNDGNGQFTALSPVTTGFLLNGEVRDICPVRTARGLLIAVARNGEAVQLLRMNK, encoded by the coding sequence ATGAAACGCATTGTTTTTTTAGCAGTCGCCTGTACACTGGTGCTGGCGGGTTGTAACTCGTTCAAATCCGAAAAACAACTGTTTGAAGTCCTCGATTCAACCAAAACGGGCGTAGGCTTTATCAATCACCTCCTACCGAGTGAAAAATTAAACATCCTTGATTATTTGTATTTCTACAATGGCGGGGGGGTGTCGGCGGGCGACATCAACAACGACGGACTTACGGATCTGTACTTTGTTTCCAATCAGGGCAAAAACAAGCTGTACCTGAACAAGGGAAATTTTAAGTTTGAGGACATTACCGCCAAAGCAGGTGTCGAAGGTTTTTCGGACTGGCAAACCGGCTCGACCATGGCCGACGTAAATGGCGACGGTTTCCTGGATATTTACGTGTGTGCAGTCGGTAACTTTCGGGGGCTGGAAGGAGCGAACGAGCTTTATATCAATAACGGCGACGGTACATTCACCGAAAAAGCCGCCGACTATGGCCTAGACTTTACGGGCTTTTCGACGCAGGCCGCTTTCTTCGATTACGACCACGATGGTGATCTGGACTGCTATCTGCTAAACCATGCCGTTCATACTTCCCGCAGTTACGACCGCGTAACGGCTCGTAATCTCCGCAACAATGAATCGGGCGATTATTTGTATGAAAGCCAGCTCATTACTAAAGCGGGCAAGGCACCAGCCGGGAAAATTGCCCGGTTCCTGAACGTAAGCGAAAAAGCGGGCATTTACGGGGCCGCCATGGGCTACGGGCTGGGAATTTCGGTAGCCGATCTGAACAACGATGGCTGGGAGGATTTATATGTCTCGAACGATTTCCACGAGGACGACTACTATTACGTCAATAATCAGAACGGCACCTTTACGGAGAGTGTCAGGAAGGCTTTCCAGCATACCAGCCGATTTTCAATGGGTAACGATGTCGCCGACGTAAACAACGATGGTTTTGCCGACGTGGTTACGCTCGACATGTATCCGGAAGACGAAGCTGTCGAAAAATCGTCGCTGGGTGAGGACCCGCTCGACATTTACCAGTACAAGCTGGCTTACGGCTACATGAATCAGTACAGCCGGAACTGTTTACAGCTCAGTCTGTCCGGGAAAAAATTCATGGATGTCGGTGCGATGGCGGGCGTTGCCGCAACCGACTGGAGCTGGTCGCCCCTGCTGGCTGACTACGATAACGATGGAGTAAAAGACCTGTTCATATCCAACGGGATAGTACACCGGCCTAATAATCTCGATTACGTCAAGTTTGCATCCGACGATTCGTTACGTTACGCTATGGAAACGTCGGCGGCACTCGACGAGCGAGCCATAAAGCTGATGCCTGCGGGTAAGGTGCACAACTATCTGTACCGGGGAACGTCCAGTCTGCGGTTTGAAGACAAGTCCGAAGCCTGGGGTTTTGAGACGCCATCGTTTTCAAATGGCGCCATCTATGCCGACCTCGATAACGATGGTGACCTCGACCTGGTAACGAATAACATCGATGATCCGGCCGGTCTGTATCGTAATCACGCCAATGAGTTTTTCCCTGATAATAAACACCTAAGCATTCGGCTGAAGGGCGTTGCGCCCAATACGTTTGGGGTAGGGGCAAAGGTGATTCTGAAGTACAAGGATTCGCTTCAGGTGCAGCAACTGATGCCGACCCGCGGGTTTGAATCGTCGGTAGCGCCGGAACTGCTGTTCGGACTGGGTAAACGGTCGGTGGTGGATTCGCTGATCGTTATCTGGCCCAATCAACAGATGGAGGTGCGGACAAACGTCAAAACCGGCCAGTTGCTTACCCTTCGGCAAACTGATGCCCGGCTCAGCGCAGCCAATTACCAGTACACCGCCCCAGCCTCACAGCCTTTGTTTACCGACGTAACGATGGCAGATTCGATACCGTACCGGCATCTGGAAAACAAACGGTTCTATGATTTTGTCCGCGAGCCGCTCATGCCGTTCCAGGTCTCGACTGAAGGGCCGCCTCTGGCAGTGGGCGATGTAAACGGCGATGGTTTGGAGGATATGTACCTGGGCGGGGCAAAATGGCAGCCGGGAAGGTTGGTAACGCAGCAGTCCGATGGCCGTTTTAAACCAACCGTTCAGCCTGCGTTTGTCAACGATTCGACCTACGAAGACGTGGACGCCCGGTTCTTCGATGCCGATGGCGATAAAGACCTGGACCTTTATGTCGTAACGGGAGGGAATGAATTTTACGATAAAATGATGGAACAGTTTGATCGCCTGTACCTGAATGATGGTAAAGGGAATTTCACCCGTTCGCTCAACGCCTTACCGCCGATGTACGACAACAAAAGCTGTGTTCGGCCGCAGGATATTGACGGCGATGGCGACCTCGATTTGTTTGTTGGCGGGCGCGTCGTTGGGTTTGCGTACGGTAAATCACCTAACTCTTACCTGCTGATGAACGATGGCAAAGGACACTTTACCGATCAGACGGATAAACTGGCAACCGGACTTCGAAAAGCAGGTATGATTACGGATGCTATCTGGGCAGATTATGACGGCGATAAGGATACCGATCTGATTCTGGTGGGCGACTGGATGCCGGTGCGCATTTTCGCTAACGATAAAGGTCGGTTTACGGAAGTAAAACCTATTACCGCCGATGATACACCACTCAGCGGCTTCTACCAACGGATTATAGCCGCCGATTTCGACCGGGATGGCGACCTGGACCTGATGGCGGCCAACCTGGGTACGAATACAAAACTGCGCAAATCGCCCGATTCGCAGCTTCGGATGTGGGTAAAGGATATCGACAATAACCAGAACGTTGAGCAGATCATCGCGTATAACCGGGGTAAAGACTGGTTTCCGCTGGCTTTTAAAGATGAACTGGGTAAGCAAATGCCCGGCATCATTAACAAGCGCTTTACGGACTACACCTCCTTTGCCGGCAAGCCATTGGATGAGATCCTGAAAACGGACGAACTGGAAAACTCCGAAGAGTTTACGGTTAACCAGTTCGCTTCGATTTACCTCGAAAATCAGGGCGGGAAGTTTGTCGTGAAAGAACTGCCCATGCTGGCGCAGGTAAGCAAACTGTTCGCGCTTTACCCGATGGACATTGATCACGATGGCGACCTCGACGTACTGGGTGGAGGCAATTTTTACGGGGCGAATACTTATCAGGGTCGTTACGATGCAGGATACGGGCTGGTGCTTCGTAATGATGGCAACGGGCAATTCACAGCCTTATCACCAGTTACGACTGGGTTTCTGCTGAATGGAGAGGTACGCGATATTTGTCCGGTCCGGACAGCACGGGGGCTTCTAATAGCGGTTGCACGTAACGGCGAAGCTGTGCAGTTGCTGCGTATGAATAAATAA
- a CDS encoding RagB/SusD family nutrient uptake outer membrane protein, whose amino-acid sequence MKKVHIKLLLGCSALMLAGQACTDLTETTYDVIPTSGTFGSTPSQAAALIGPLYNGLGDYWGNKVNLNATTDEMIVPTRGGDWKDGDNWLRLYTHTWNPVTDNGQFNGPWNWCYNNITSINQQLGTIKDEATKAELRALRAFFHYEAMDMFGNVIIADQVSSGTPKQSTRTEVFNFIEKELLAVRPNLSSTVGGAYYGRMNKYVVDMILAKMYLNAQVYTGTPRWQNAITRCDTIINSGKFRLASDFFSNFSVQNQGSPEIILATPFDKSKRGGFHPQMQTLHYLNQLTYNIGTAPWNGFAAVTEFYNSFDDNDIRKKMWIVGQQYRADGTPLRDDALPMVFTPEIKSFVLAAGAEGRLQGARYQKYEIQKNNSFTEQDNDFVVFRLGDVYLMRGEAKFRLGNTAGALADINVIRARAGMPNFTTLTAENILAERGRELAGELHRRQDQIRFDTFGSPKRFKAQDPDKRYYLYPIPNDQLSLNPGLKQNPGY is encoded by the coding sequence ATGAAAAAAGTACACATAAAATTGCTTCTGGGCTGTTCAGCTTTGATGCTGGCAGGCCAAGCCTGTACCGATCTGACGGAAACAACCTATGACGTTATTCCTACTAGCGGTACGTTTGGTAGCACTCCTTCACAGGCCGCTGCTCTGATTGGTCCCCTTTATAATGGTTTGGGCGACTATTGGGGTAACAAAGTGAACCTGAATGCTACAACCGACGAGATGATTGTTCCTACTCGGGGGGGCGACTGGAAAGACGGTGACAACTGGTTGCGTTTGTACACGCACACCTGGAACCCTGTTACAGACAACGGGCAGTTTAATGGTCCCTGGAACTGGTGTTACAATAACATCACGTCAATTAACCAACAGCTTGGCACGATTAAAGATGAGGCTACTAAAGCTGAGTTAAGGGCGCTAAGGGCATTTTTTCATTATGAAGCTATGGATATGTTTGGCAATGTTATCATTGCTGATCAGGTTAGTAGCGGAACGCCTAAGCAAAGTACACGAACCGAAGTGTTCAATTTTATTGAGAAAGAACTGCTAGCGGTTCGCCCGAACTTAAGTAGTACAGTTGGTGGAGCTTACTACGGACGGATGAACAAGTACGTGGTCGATATGATATTGGCAAAAATGTACTTGAATGCCCAAGTCTACACGGGAACCCCTCGCTGGCAGAATGCGATTACTCGTTGTGATACGATTATAAACTCGGGTAAATTCAGGTTAGCCAGTGATTTCTTTAGCAACTTTAGCGTTCAAAATCAAGGCTCGCCGGAAATCATCCTGGCTACTCCATTCGATAAGTCGAAACGGGGTGGATTCCACCCTCAGATGCAGACGCTGCATTACCTGAACCAGCTGACTTACAACATTGGTACAGCTCCCTGGAACGGTTTCGCAGCCGTAACAGAGTTCTACAATTCCTTCGATGATAATGACATCCGCAAAAAAATGTGGATTGTTGGGCAGCAATATAGAGCGGATGGCACGCCCTTACGAGATGATGCGCTGCCAATGGTGTTTACACCGGAGATCAAATCATTTGTGCTGGCTGCTGGGGCTGAAGGTCGACTACAAGGCGCCCGTTATCAGAAATATGAGATCCAGAAAAATAACAGCTTTACCGAGCAGGATAATGACTTTGTCGTCTTCCGTTTAGGTGATGTTTATCTAATGCGTGGAGAGGCTAAGTTCCGGTTAGGTAATACGGCTGGTGCACTAGCTGACATAAACGTTATCCGGGCGCGAGCTGGTATGCCAAACTTTACGACTCTGACAGCTGAAAATATTCTTGCTGAGCGGGGTCGTGAGCTAGCCGGGGAATTGCACCGTCGTCAGGATCAGATTCGATTTGATACCTTCGGTAGCCCGAAGCGGTTTAAAGCTCAAGATCCGGATAAGCGTTATTACTTGTACCCGATTCCGAATGATCAGCTTTCGTTGAATCCCGGCTTAAAACAAAATCCGGGTTATTAA
- a CDS encoding VCBS repeat-containing protein, translated as MRIGLVLLAITLLASCRPGQQEDSDPLFQKLSADETNIRFTNTVIDDKDFNIFNYRNFYNGGGVAIGDVNGDGLSDVFLIANMGENKLYLNRTKSGQSDADKSALKFEDVTAKAGVAGKRAWSTGATFADVNGDGRLDLYVCNAGIRAGDKRGNELFINNGNDANGVPTFTERAVEYGLVDGGFSTHAAFFDYDRDGDLDMYLLNNSFIPVGRLQYANIRDQRDSLGGHKLFKNLMVERANGKLTRAGSLVAVSPVFEDVSEQAGIYGSLIGFGLGITIGDVNDDNWPDVYISNDFYERDYLYINNHDGTFRESIKDAMPHTSLSSMGADVADINNDGKLDIFITDMLPGNDRRLKKVSTFESHDLEKIKVDRDFHYQFMQNMLHLNRGNQPDNGNLPMFSDVARFAGVEATDWSWGALIFDMDNDGRKDIFVANGIAKDVTDQDFVNFLADRENMAQIARQGAFNFKKFLDMAPSEAVPNYAFRNEGNLQFTNKAVEWGLSEPGFSNGAAYGDLDNDGDLDLIVNNVNSPVSVYQNQAREKRAANYLKIKLEGTGLNRNAIGARVFLHQGGQVQVLQQMPNRGFQSSVDLNLVFGLGQTISGNLPRIDSVVVVWPGQGTEPERMQTIRRPKANQLLTLRQRDANQVWKPSVQTEPIFRDNTAASGLTFVHRESNFVDYNRDPLLKSQLSTQGPALATGDVNGDGLDDVYLGGASGQGARLYMQQAGGKFTDKTPLAMRQDTTAEAVDAILFDADNDKDLDLYVVTGSNEYEAESDDLLDRLYLNDGKGNFTRSADGSLPNLKASGSCVVAADFDHDGDLDLFVGSRLVPGQYGKSPASYLLTNDGTGNFKNYTKRSLPNAEQLGMVTAATWADLNGDQYPELITVGDWEPVRVFENKRGRFEENPALAITDAKGEALKTNGWWNCVRAGDADGDGDLDLVVGNLGLNSRIRATQTTPAELYTGDFDQNGTMEEIINCADETGELYPMVLKADLQKQMPSIKKKYVKFSDYAGKKLNEIFDEKELALATKRQVFTGATALLINNGRGKLTFQPLPADAQLSPVCGVAFVDYDRDGRTDLALTGNFFDVLPEIGRYDGSYGVILRNTGKASDGTIRYTSINPAQSGFFVRGQVRRMARLKQGQFILAKNNDRVQVFLMKSEQ; from the coding sequence ATGCGCATTGGTTTAGTTTTATTGGCGATCACTCTGCTGGCCAGTTGCCGCCCCGGGCAACAAGAAGATTCAGACCCGCTTTTTCAGAAATTATCGGCCGACGAGACAAATATTCGCTTTACCAACACCGTCATTGACGATAAAGATTTTAACATCTTCAATTATCGTAACTTCTATAATGGCGGGGGCGTTGCCATCGGCGATGTCAATGGCGATGGTTTGTCCGATGTATTTCTGATCGCCAACATGGGCGAGAATAAACTGTATCTGAACCGAACCAAGTCTGGTCAATCGGATGCTGACAAAAGCGCTCTGAAATTCGAGGACGTTACGGCCAAAGCAGGCGTTGCGGGTAAACGGGCCTGGAGTACCGGCGCTACCTTTGCCGACGTCAACGGCGATGGCCGACTGGACCTTTACGTCTGCAACGCGGGCATCCGGGCAGGGGATAAACGGGGGAACGAATTGTTTATCAATAACGGTAACGACGCTAATGGCGTGCCAACGTTTACGGAGCGGGCCGTAGAATACGGCCTGGTTGACGGCGGCTTTTCGACCCACGCGGCTTTCTTCGATTACGACCGCGATGGCGATCTGGATATGTATCTGTTGAACAATAGCTTCATTCCAGTTGGTCGTCTACAATACGCGAACATCCGCGATCAGCGTGATTCCCTCGGCGGGCATAAACTGTTTAAAAACCTGATGGTTGAACGGGCGAACGGTAAGCTGACCCGAGCTGGTTCACTCGTTGCGGTTTCCCCAGTATTTGAAGATGTTTCGGAGCAGGCGGGCATTTATGGAAGTTTGATTGGCTTCGGACTGGGCATAACCATTGGCGACGTTAACGACGACAACTGGCCGGACGTTTACATCTCCAACGACTTCTACGAGCGTGATTATCTCTACATTAATAACCACGACGGTACATTTCGGGAGTCGATAAAAGACGCCATGCCCCACACGAGCCTGTCGTCAATGGGTGCCGACGTAGCAGATATCAACAACGATGGTAAGCTCGATATCTTCATTACCGATATGCTGCCCGGCAACGATCGGCGGCTGAAAAAGGTCTCCACGTTTGAAAGTCACGATCTGGAAAAGATCAAGGTTGACCGCGATTTTCATTACCAGTTTATGCAGAATATGCTGCACCTGAACCGCGGCAATCAGCCGGATAACGGTAACCTGCCTATGTTCAGCGATGTAGCCCGGTTTGCGGGCGTTGAGGCCACCGACTGGAGTTGGGGCGCCCTGATCTTCGACATGGATAACGACGGGCGCAAAGACATTTTTGTAGCGAATGGGATTGCAAAAGACGTAACGGATCAGGATTTCGTGAACTTCCTCGCCGACCGGGAGAACATGGCCCAGATTGCCCGGCAGGGGGCGTTCAATTTCAAGAAATTCCTGGATATGGCTCCCTCCGAAGCGGTCCCGAACTACGCATTTCGGAACGAGGGTAATCTTCAGTTCACCAACAAAGCTGTTGAGTGGGGGTTATCGGAGCCAGGTTTCTCGAACGGGGCGGCCTACGGGGATCTGGACAATGACGGCGATCTGGACCTGATTGTCAACAACGTTAATTCACCAGTATCGGTTTACCAGAATCAAGCGCGGGAAAAAAGAGCCGCAAACTATCTGAAAATAAAACTGGAAGGCACTGGCCTGAATCGGAACGCGATTGGTGCGCGGGTTTTTTTGCACCAGGGCGGTCAGGTACAGGTGTTACAACAAATGCCGAACCGCGGTTTTCAATCGTCTGTAGACCTGAATCTGGTCTTTGGCCTGGGCCAGACTATATCGGGTAATTTACCCCGGATCGATTCGGTCGTGGTTGTCTGGCCCGGCCAGGGAACGGAACCGGAGCGGATGCAGACCATCCGTCGGCCTAAAGCTAATCAGCTATTAACGCTTCGTCAGCGGGACGCCAACCAGGTCTGGAAGCCGTCTGTACAAACCGAGCCGATTTTTCGGGATAATACGGCAGCTTCTGGATTAACTTTCGTACACCGCGAAAGCAACTTTGTGGATTATAACCGTGATCCGCTCCTGAAATCTCAACTCTCGACACAAGGACCCGCGCTTGCTACGGGCGACGTCAATGGTGACGGTCTCGACGATGTTTATCTGGGCGGAGCCAGCGGACAGGGTGCGCGGCTGTATATGCAGCAGGCGGGTGGGAAATTTACTGATAAGACGCCCCTTGCCATGCGGCAGGACACGACTGCCGAGGCCGTTGACGCCATCCTGTTCGATGCAGATAATGACAAGGATCTTGATCTTTACGTCGTGACGGGCAGCAACGAGTACGAAGCCGAATCGGATGATTTGCTCGACCGGTTGTATCTGAACGATGGTAAGGGAAACTTTACCCGCTCGGCCGACGGAAGTCTGCCGAACCTGAAAGCCAGCGGCTCGTGCGTGGTGGCTGCTGATTTCGACCACGACGGCGATCTGGATTTATTTGTAGGCTCCCGGCTGGTGCCGGGTCAGTACGGAAAATCGCCCGCCAGTTACCTGCTGACTAACGATGGAACGGGCAACTTTAAAAACTACACCAAACGGTCGCTGCCCAACGCTGAGCAATTAGGCATGGTGACGGCGGCAACTTGGGCCGATCTCAATGGCGACCAATACCCCGAACTGATTACGGTGGGCGATTGGGAGCCGGTGCGGGTGTTTGAGAATAAACGCGGCCGATTTGAGGAAAACCCCGCCCTGGCTATTACCGATGCGAAAGGCGAAGCCCTGAAAACGAACGGCTGGTGGAACTGCGTTCGGGCGGGCGACGCGGATGGCGATGGCGATCTGGACCTGGTTGTGGGGAATCTGGGGCTGAACTCCCGAATTCGGGCTACGCAGACTACCCCCGCAGAGCTGTACACTGGTGACTTCGACCAGAACGGCACGATGGAGGAGATTATCAACTGCGCGGACGAAACCGGTGAGTTGTACCCGATGGTGCTGAAGGCTGATCTGCAGAAGCAGATGCCTTCAATCAAAAAGAAATACGTTAAATTCAGCGACTACGCCGGAAAGAAACTAAATGAAATTTTCGACGAGAAAGAACTGGCGCTGGCTACTAAAAGGCAAGTCTTTACAGGAGCAACAGCGCTACTAATTAATAATGGCCGGGGTAAGCTGACCTTTCAGCCGCTACCAGCCGATGCTCAATTATCGCCGGTTTGTGGCGTGGCGTTCGTGGATTACGACCGCGACGGACGCACCGACCTTGCTCTGACGGGTAATTTCTTCGACGTATTACCCGAAATTGGTCGTTATGATGGTAGTTATGGGGTCATACTACGCAATACCGGAAAAGCCAGTGATGGTACAATCCGCTATACATCGATCAATCCAGCGCAGTCCGGATTTTTTGTGCGCGGACAGGTTCGGCGAATGGCCCGTCTGAAGCAGGGTCAATTTATCCTGGCCAAAAATAACGACCGGGTGCAGGTATTTTTAATGAAAAGTGAACAATGA